GCGGCTGGCGCAGCCCGTGGTCCGGGCGGCGCTGAACCGGGTCATCGGCCGCAACCCGCTTCCGGAGCCGGTCATCGCGCGGGTCGCCCGCGGAGGCAGCGGTCCGGCCACGCTGCCGTACTCGTGGAACCCCGACTACCCGGCTCGCATCGGGCTGCTGTCGCGCGACGGCGATGGCTCGGACGTGCGCTGGTTCGAGATCGACCCCTGCTACATCTTCCACACCCTCAACGCGTACGACGACGGCGACAGCGTCGTCGTCGACGTGATCCGGCACGCCAAGATGTTCGCGACCGTGCTCGACGGGCCCAACGAGGGCCCGGCGACCCTGACCCGATTCGTCCTCGACCTGACATCCGGGCGGGCCACCGAGCAGCGCTTCGACCAGCGAGCGCAGGAGTTCCCGCGGCACGACGAGCGGCTGACCGGGCGGCGGCACCGCTACGGCTACGCCGTGGGCTTCGAGGACGGCGTCACCGGCGATGCCGTCATCCGACACGACCTCGCCGCGGGCACCCACCAGGTGCGGAACCTGGGGTCGGGCAGGCAGGCCAGCGAGTTCTGCTTCGTCCCTCGGCCGGGCAGCGCGGCCGAGGACGACGGCGTGCTGATGGGCTACGTGCACGACCTCGCGACCGGGCGCAGCAGCCTCACCGTGCTCGACGCGGCCACGCTCGAGGACGTGGCCGGCGTCGAGCTGCCCGGCCGGGTGCCGGCCGGGTTCCACGGCAACTGGGCGCCGACCGCTACGGGATGACGACCTCTCCGCCGACCACGACGGGCAGATCGCGGCCGATGGTGACGTCGAGCGGGTTGGTCAGGCAGCGGATGGAGCCGCCGCC
This is a stretch of genomic DNA from Nocardioides sp. InS609-2. It encodes these proteins:
- a CDS encoding carotenoid oxygenase family protein; translated protein: MTITTTRTTTSRYLQDDFAPVHEEHTTTALAVTGVLPDFLDGRYLRIGPNPVHDPGENYHWFLGAGMVHGVRLRDGRADWYRNRWVRSHDVATELGEPVRGTPGASDFAANTNVLEHAGRTLALVEGGSPPYELTAELDTVGPCDFGGTLPQTAGGSGYTAHPHEDPETGELHAVSYRWTRGNRVDYSVLDTSGRIRRSVEIEVHGSPMMHDFALTERHVVIYDLPVTFDVRRATADVPRLAQPVVRAALNRVIGRNPLPEPVIARVARGGSGPATLPYSWNPDYPARIGLLSRDGDGSDVRWFEIDPCYIFHTLNAYDDGDSVVVDVIRHAKMFATVLDGPNEGPATLTRFVLDLTSGRATEQRFDQRAQEFPRHDERLTGRRHRYGYAVGFEDGVTGDAVIRHDLAAGTHQVRNLGSGRQASEFCFVPRPGSAAEDDGVLMGYVHDLATGRSSLTVLDAATLEDVAGVELPGRVPAGFHGNWAPTATG